In Ilumatobacter fluminis, the following proteins share a genomic window:
- a CDS encoding PAC2 family protein, which yields MEHVRWLPGVDAISLTNPVVVAAFTGWNDAGDAASTAVRTLIETSGAVPLAEIDPEPFTDFATVRPHVTLDDERNRSIVWPTVGVWGATTPGTDVVLVLGPEPALKWRTFCEQIVVIADRVGARMAFTLGALLADVPHTRRTQVIGTATDPDLIDRFDLERSRYEGPTGIVGVLHEALSNNGFPTASLWAAVPGYAAQLPSPRATFALLEKSCTMMGTPAPVAGVASEIADYDAKVAALISDDDDLVTYVSRLEEMVDEMADDEPELDEETFESIDDTDPGILVDEVEQFLRNQDD from the coding sequence ATGGAGCACGTGCGATGGCTGCCCGGAGTCGACGCGATCTCGCTCACGAACCCTGTCGTCGTGGCGGCGTTCACCGGCTGGAACGACGCGGGCGACGCGGCTTCGACCGCCGTCCGCACCCTGATCGAGACGTCGGGCGCCGTGCCGCTCGCCGAGATCGACCCCGAGCCATTCACCGACTTCGCGACCGTCCGGCCGCACGTCACGCTCGACGACGAACGCAACCGGTCGATCGTGTGGCCGACCGTCGGCGTGTGGGGCGCCACCACGCCCGGCACCGACGTGGTGCTGGTCCTCGGACCGGAGCCGGCGCTGAAGTGGCGCACGTTCTGTGAGCAGATCGTCGTGATCGCCGACCGCGTCGGCGCCCGCATGGCGTTCACGCTCGGTGCGCTCCTCGCCGACGTGCCGCACACGCGCCGCACCCAGGTGATCGGAACGGCCACCGACCCCGACCTGATCGACCGCTTCGATCTCGAGCGTTCGCGCTACGAGGGCCCGACCGGCATCGTCGGCGTGCTGCACGAAGCCCTGTCGAACAACGGTTTCCCGACGGCGTCGCTGTGGGCGGCCGTTCCGGGCTACGCCGCACAGCTGCCGTCGCCGCGGGCGACGTTCGCCCTGCTCGAGAAGTCGTGCACGATGATGGGCACCCCGGCGCCGGTGGCCGGCGTCGCGTCCGAGATCGCCGACTACGACGCGAAGGTCGCCGCCCTGATCTCCGACGACGACGACCTCGTCACCTACGTCTCGCGGCTCGAGGAGATGGTCGATGAGATGGCCGACGACGAGCCCGAACTCGACGAGGAGACGTTCGAGTCGATCGACGACACCGACCCCGGCATCCTCGTCGACGAAGTCGAACAGTTCCTCCGCAACCAGGACGATTGA
- a CDS encoding HEAT repeat domain-containing protein gives MSTDTSTRRRAAVLAGHTGDADAARAAWGDPEGRVREAALGALERCDALDGGLLGQALLDPDTLVRRRAAELAARRPDVDLLATLDDADPDVVEVAAWACGEQLETSDDPDLAVVQRLATLATDHDAPLVREASAAALGAIGHPAGLPAILQACDDKPQIRRRAVLALAPFEGPEVAAAIERALTDRDWQVRQAAEDLRRAEGEVDT, from the coding sequence GTGAGCACCGACACCTCGACCCGACGGCGCGCCGCCGTCCTCGCCGGCCACACCGGCGACGCCGACGCCGCACGCGCCGCGTGGGGCGACCCGGAAGGGCGCGTGCGCGAAGCGGCGCTCGGTGCGCTCGAACGGTGCGACGCGCTCGACGGCGGCCTGTTGGGTCAGGCATTGCTCGATCCCGACACGTTGGTGCGCCGCCGGGCGGCCGAGCTGGCGGCCCGCCGTCCCGACGTCGACCTGCTGGCCACCCTCGACGACGCCGACCCCGACGTGGTCGAGGTCGCGGCCTGGGCGTGCGGTGAACAGCTCGAGACGAGCGACGACCCCGACCTCGCGGTGGTCCAGCGGCTCGCCACGCTCGCGACCGACCACGATGCACCGCTCGTGAGAGAGGCGTCCGCTGCGGCGCTCGGCGCGATCGGTCACCCGGCCGGGTTGCCGGCGATCCTGCAGGCCTGCGACGACAAGCCACAGATCCGTCGACGGGCGGTGCTCGCGCTCGCCCCCTTCGAGGGCCCCGAGGTGGCCGCCGCCATCGAACGCGCCCTCACCGACCGCGACTGGCAGGTCCGCCAAGCCGCCGAAGATCTCCGCCGAGCCGAAGGCGAAGTCGACACCTGA
- a CDS encoding NUDIX hydrolase N-terminal domain-containing protein, giving the protein MTSQAPEPRDLARWSSSLAAIARTGMGFTENLYERERYEEVLHIAADIKAAAAEMEEAAEIEREQDHFVQEWLENIGEGVPGYVTPKIAVGAVVGNDDGEILLVQRADSGIWLYPTGWADVGYSASEVAVKEVSEETGIECEPVSLISVIDGQRMGFSRFAMYMLLFHCRATGGELRTHPLETSDVGWFGPTSMPEATAGASWWGPTAFAAITGDPTPARFDPPRDNVWRT; this is encoded by the coding sequence GTGACGTCCCAAGCGCCCGAACCCCGCGATCTCGCCCGCTGGAGCAGCTCGCTGGCCGCGATCGCCCGGACCGGCATGGGCTTCACCGAGAACCTCTATGAGCGGGAGCGGTACGAAGAGGTGCTCCACATCGCCGCCGACATCAAGGCGGCCGCCGCCGAGATGGAGGAAGCCGCCGAGATCGAACGCGAACAGGACCACTTCGTCCAGGAGTGGCTCGAGAACATCGGCGAAGGCGTGCCCGGCTACGTCACCCCGAAGATCGCGGTCGGCGCGGTGGTCGGCAACGACGACGGTGAGATCCTGCTGGTGCAACGGGCCGACTCCGGTATCTGGCTGTACCCGACCGGGTGGGCCGACGTCGGCTACTCGGCATCGGAGGTCGCCGTGAAGGAGGTCTCGGAGGAGACCGGCATCGAGTGCGAACCGGTCAGCCTGATCTCGGTGATCGACGGTCAGCGAATGGGGTTCTCGCGATTCGCGATGTACATGCTGCTGTTCCACTGCCGGGCGACCGGCGGCGAGCTGCGCACCCATCCGCTCGAGACGAGCGACGTCGGCTGGTTCGGCCCGACGTCCATGCCCGAGGCCACCGCCGGCGCCAGCTGGTGGGGCCCCACCGCCTTCGCCGCCATCACCGGCGACCCCACCCCCGCCAGATTCGACCCACCCCGAGACAACGTCTGGAGAACGTGA
- a CDS encoding GNAT family N-acetyltransferase, which translates to MTVEISQCSHVDDELVAAFAHLIPQLSSSSPPPDAEALGAIVDNPHSVLFLARLDGAIVGSLTLAFYRIPTGVKAWIEDVVVDDVARGNGVGEALNRAALDEAAQRGAKNVSLTSRSTREAANRLYQRIGFELYDTNLYRYKL; encoded by the coding sequence GTGACCGTCGAGATCAGCCAGTGCTCGCACGTCGACGACGAACTCGTCGCGGCGTTCGCCCACCTCATCCCGCAGCTGTCGTCCTCGTCGCCGCCGCCCGACGCGGAAGCGCTGGGTGCGATCGTCGACAACCCACACTCGGTGTTGTTCCTCGCTCGCCTCGACGGCGCGATCGTCGGCAGCCTGACGCTCGCGTTCTACCGCATCCCGACCGGGGTGAAGGCGTGGATCGAAGACGTCGTCGTCGACGACGTGGCACGGGGGAACGGCGTCGGTGAGGCGCTGAACCGGGCCGCGCTCGACGAGGCCGCACAACGTGGCGCCAAGAACGTCAGCCTCACCAGCCGCTCCACCCGCGAAGCCGCCAACCGCCTCTACCAACGCATCGGCTTCGAGCTCTACGACACCAACCTCTACCGCTACAAACTCTGA
- a CDS encoding DivIVA domain-containing protein, translating to MAASLSRPDPSSPSSVAEASFNTARRGFNSDEVRAFLVSVAAEMGRLQERERQLEAELRQAKEAVTDVELDDDTVTKMLGEETLRVLQTARESASQIRVRAEENAARTLREAAEEANRLRQDIEVEVARKRQDATSDAEAEVALAKQQGREMVNEARAYRERVLADLDRRTTLARQQIEELIHGRDRLLQVFERARLVAVDVTSELKAVDSPDELVNLAPTTGPVPIMVPHQRQPEPEPEPEPAVDIDSTDAIDVPDLTDTIDDDTQSDDLGPTHDDTVADEVPTDDPADAAETVDADDDTTAIDSDDAVDTGDAIDTDEAIDTVEIVESAEDAAETETVDVTDTDESDDSDEHDDSADAVDSPDDQADDETPSKDDTNVVSLFRGRPTPAETAVADDHPSTEVPVITDETPAPAGERTDKPDVGGIFERLRHEVPHASTTVEPDATTDAPADDPHDEVEPDEVTADASDEVEAAAAPTPFTRREEALVPLIVAGARRLKRVLADEQNEALDTLRQREPVIALDAVAPALDDHAAAYTAALAEELLEAAVAGAAEAGANDTKNLRTKLGKAGALDDAHERLRLALVTPLRDRLGRAITDGDGDNDDITKRVRAVYREWKTQHIDDELDDVFRRAFAGGLAVTVEPGTPLMWTIDPSTSACPDCEDNSLSGAVPSGDAFPTGHQAAPAHPGCRCLTLPQS from the coding sequence ATGGCTGCATCACTCTCGCGCCCAGACCCCTCCTCACCGTCGTCGGTGGCCGAGGCGTCGTTCAACACCGCGCGTCGCGGCTTCAATTCCGACGAGGTCCGCGCGTTCCTGGTGTCGGTCGCTGCCGAGATGGGCCGGTTGCAGGAGCGCGAGCGTCAGCTCGAAGCCGAGCTCCGCCAGGCCAAGGAAGCGGTCACCGATGTCGAACTCGACGACGACACGGTGACGAAGATGCTCGGTGAGGAAACCCTGCGGGTGCTCCAGACCGCACGCGAGTCGGCGTCGCAGATCCGTGTCCGGGCCGAGGAGAACGCCGCCCGCACACTGCGAGAAGCCGCCGAGGAAGCGAACCGTCTCCGCCAGGACATCGAGGTCGAGGTCGCCCGCAAGCGCCAGGACGCCACCTCCGACGCCGAAGCCGAAGTCGCGCTGGCCAAGCAGCAGGGCCGCGAGATGGTGAATGAGGCTCGGGCGTATCGCGAGCGGGTGCTCGCCGACCTCGATCGCCGCACGACGCTCGCCCGTCAGCAGATCGAGGAACTGATCCACGGCCGCGATCGCCTCCTGCAGGTGTTCGAGCGGGCCCGGCTGGTCGCCGTCGACGTCACGAGCGAGCTGAAGGCGGTCGACTCGCCCGACGAACTGGTCAACCTGGCGCCCACCACCGGCCCCGTCCCGATCATGGTGCCGCACCAGCGGCAGCCCGAGCCGGAGCCCGAGCCCGAACCGGCGGTCGACATCGACTCGACCGACGCGATCGACGTGCCCGATCTGACCGACACGATCGACGACGACACCCAGAGCGACGACCTCGGGCCGACTCACGACGACACGGTCGCCGACGAGGTGCCCACCGACGACCCGGCCGACGCCGCCGAGACGGTCGACGCGGACGATGACACGACCGCGATCGACTCCGACGACGCAGTCGACACCGGAGACGCGATCGACACCGATGAAGCGATCGACACGGTCGAGATCGTCGAGTCGGCCGAGGACGCCGCCGAGACGGAGACCGTCGACGTCACCGACACCGACGAGTCCGACGACAGCGATGAGCACGACGACAGCGCCGACGCCGTCGACTCGCCTGATGATCAGGCCGACGACGAGACGCCGTCGAAGGACGACACCAACGTCGTGTCGCTCTTCCGTGGCCGTCCGACCCCGGCCGAGACGGCCGTCGCCGACGATCACCCCTCCACCGAGGTCCCCGTCATCACTGACGAGACCCCGGCTCCGGCCGGCGAACGCACCGACAAGCCCGACGTCGGCGGCATCTTCGAGCGCCTCCGCCACGAGGTGCCACACGCGTCGACGACCGTCGAACCCGACGCAACGACCGACGCACCGGCCGACGACCCGCACGACGAGGTCGAGCCCGACGAGGTGACAGCCGACGCCTCCGACGAGGTCGAGGCCGCCGCAGCGCCGACGCCGTTCACCCGACGCGAAGAGGCGCTCGTCCCGCTGATCGTCGCCGGCGCCCGCCGCCTCAAGCGAGTCCTCGCCGACGAGCAGAACGAGGCACTCGACACCCTGCGCCAGCGCGAACCCGTCATCGCCCTCGACGCCGTCGCCCCCGCCCTCGACGATCACGCCGCTGCCTACACCGCCGCCCTCGCCGAGGAGTTGCTCGAGGCAGCGGTCGCCGGGGCAGCCGAAGCCGGCGCCAACGACACCAAGAACCTGCGCACCAAGCTCGGCAAGGCAGGCGCCCTCGACGACGCCCATGAACGTCTTCGGCTGGCGCTCGTGACCCCACTGCGCGACCGGCTCGGTCGGGCGATCACCGACGGCGACGGCGACAACGACGACATCACCAAGCGGGTCCGTGCGGTCTACCGCGAGTGGAAGACGCAGCACATCGACGACGAACTCGACGACGTCTTCCGGCGTGCGTTCGCCGGTGGGCTGGCCGTCACGGTCGAACCCGGCACGCCACTGATGTGGACGATCGACCCGTCGACGTCGGCGTGTCCCGACTGCGAGGACAACTCACTGTCGGGCGCAGTCCCGTCGGGCGACGCGTTCCCGACCGGCCATCAGGCGGCGCCGGCGCATCCCGGCTGTCGGTGTCTGACGCTGCCGCAGTCCTGA
- a CDS encoding S16 family serine protease gives MTDTRPQTLPPPPPSGGAPLTHVETTGEAADRVGLTVGSSRHRLWTFPLVAVSFLVLACIAVFAVLPSDWVAEEYNARVDEMQPAPYARVPASAQPVTDRIAVGQIDDVAPQYPPEGDFYFVTITEPSQSILSWLVGRNDPAIQFLTEEAKYGFQTPQQRRTFALEQMRTSEQVAQFVALQRLGYDVELVLGDVLIQDMVCLVPSEDGLECLEWSPSDEVLDPGDRILEVDGEPIDGVEDLSRLLEGLEPGDTVPMLIERPGDGEIEVDVELTSSPEEPDRTIVGFYPFDTRRVELPFELDIDTGTIGGPSAGLAFTLTLIDELSEGELTGGGRVAVTGTIELDGSVGAIGGLRQKASAVAQTGVDLFIVPASQSDEDIEAARESGGDDLTIVPVATLDEALEVLAEYGGDPIPAVAG, from the coding sequence GTGACCGACACCAGACCACAGACCCTACCCCCGCCGCCTCCATCGGGCGGGGCGCCGCTCACCCACGTCGAGACGACGGGTGAGGCGGCCGATCGGGTCGGTCTGACGGTCGGTTCGTCCCGCCATCGGCTCTGGACGTTCCCGCTCGTCGCCGTGTCGTTCCTCGTGCTCGCGTGCATCGCCGTGTTCGCCGTGCTGCCGTCCGACTGGGTCGCCGAGGAGTACAACGCACGGGTCGACGAGATGCAGCCGGCGCCATATGCGCGGGTGCCCGCGTCGGCGCAGCCGGTCACCGACCGGATCGCCGTCGGTCAGATCGACGACGTGGCGCCGCAGTACCCGCCCGAGGGTGACTTCTACTTCGTGACGATCACCGAGCCGTCGCAGTCGATCCTGTCGTGGCTGGTCGGTCGCAACGATCCGGCCATCCAGTTCCTGACCGAGGAAGCGAAGTACGGCTTCCAGACGCCGCAGCAGCGTCGCACGTTCGCGCTCGAGCAGATGCGCACGTCCGAGCAGGTCGCCCAGTTCGTGGCCCTCCAACGGTTGGGATACGACGTCGAACTCGTGCTCGGCGACGTCCTGATCCAAGACATGGTGTGTCTGGTGCCGAGCGAGGACGGCCTCGAGTGTCTCGAGTGGAGCCCGTCCGACGAGGTGCTCGACCCGGGCGACCGGATCCTCGAAGTCGACGGTGAACCGATCGACGGGGTCGAAGACCTGAGCCGCCTGCTCGAGGGACTCGAGCCGGGCGACACGGTGCCGATGCTCATCGAGCGACCCGGCGACGGCGAGATCGAGGTCGACGTGGAGCTGACGTCGTCGCCCGAAGAACCGGACCGGACGATCGTCGGCTTCTACCCGTTCGACACACGTCGGGTCGAGCTGCCCTTCGAACTCGACATCGACACCGGCACGATCGGCGGCCCGTCGGCTGGGTTGGCATTCACTCTGACCTTGATCGACGAGTTGAGCGAGGGCGAACTGACCGGCGGCGGGCGAGTGGCCGTCACCGGCACGATCGAACTCGACGGGTCGGTCGGCGCCATCGGTGGCCTCCGGCAGAAGGCATCCGCAGTCGCGCAGACCGGCGTCGATCTGTTCATCGTGCCGGCGAGCCAGAGCGACGAGGACATCGAGGCGGCACGCGAGTCGGGCGGCGACGACCTGACGATCGTCCCGGTCGCCACCCTCGACGAGGCGCTCGAGGTGCTGGCCGAGTACGGCGGCGACCCGATCCCGGCCGTCGCAGGCTGA
- a CDS encoding UPF0182 family protein translates to MASDTDVPRPGFRSRITGRAILIALGALLFVVVVFGRAIANFYVSALWHDALGRSDVFWGQIGAKITLFVMFLLIFLVMAFVNLWFADRAAPTEFPANVHPYVERFHEVFGHRLRLLRYGTALILALMLALPAASRWQEWLLFRNSKSFPDSDPQFGVNVGFYVFELPFLTFAIDWLFAALVIVLILTIAAHLLNGGVLFTSATPTVRSSTKVHVAVLLAILAAVKAGDYWLSRYELTNDTRGFVQGATYTVVNAQIPALMLLVLIALTTSVLFLSTIRFDRWRLPIVASGLWLVVLIGGAVIYPALVQSLVVQPNQEERESVYIARNVEATRAAMGIADVETVPIEFQRLTATDVESDLEPIRNVRLLNPTQMLPRFSFDRGEVAGLKIDDLDVDRYELDGDVEQVLVTARELDLNNIPNKSWQGEHLVSTRGCGLVLASASQVTEADRPDYRTPELDRPQLYFSPSISGYAIVGTEVNETPCGGTGQYEGDAGVEMSSFFRRAVFALGFLDYNIVGSGAIESDSQILWNRSVEDRLETLAPFLDYDGDPYPVAVDGGVVWVVDAYTSTGRYPYAQRIGDVQLSRETGLSSSDNYVRNSVKATVDAYTGEVTFYAIEDEDPILQAWSSAFPDLFTPGDEMPDELREHLRYPEDLFRVQTDLYSKYQIAPQNFFQRIGAWSVAQAPSVDRRESTVTAATASDPTNVQTEFASESDAERFIPYYTMFRDEETGEEEFVILRPFVPFSTDDRRTELQAYMTASSDPDTYGEMTTYVVEQDPLPAGPLRVADQAESDSDISPELSLLANDETGTQVKFGDMQPIPVADGLVYIRPVYVVASDVTEFRLVIVSHNNRSVMEETLDAALARLFPGYEGEVGERIPDPDDVGDGDSDDPGDDSETGEPADTDEPDEPSVITGDAAELVSQAEALYNEAQDLLRDGDLGGYQQKIDQMGEVLAALAAELDS, encoded by the coding sequence ATGGCCAGCGATACCGACGTTCCACGCCCTGGCTTCCGGTCCCGGATCACCGGCCGCGCCATCCTCATCGCCCTCGGGGCGCTCTTGTTCGTGGTGGTCGTCTTCGGCCGCGCGATCGCGAACTTCTACGTGAGCGCCCTGTGGCACGACGCCCTCGGTCGCAGCGACGTGTTCTGGGGCCAGATCGGCGCCAAGATCACGTTGTTCGTGATGTTCCTCCTGATCTTCCTGGTCATGGCGTTCGTCAACCTGTGGTTCGCCGACCGTGCGGCACCCACCGAGTTCCCGGCCAACGTGCATCCGTACGTCGAGCGGTTCCACGAGGTGTTCGGGCACCGTCTCCGTCTGCTCCGCTACGGCACGGCGCTGATCCTCGCCCTGATGCTGGCGCTGCCGGCGGCGTCGCGCTGGCAGGAGTGGCTGCTGTTCCGCAACAGCAAGTCGTTCCCCGACTCCGATCCCCAGTTCGGGGTGAACGTCGGCTTCTACGTGTTCGAGCTGCCGTTCCTCACGTTCGCGATCGACTGGCTGTTCGCCGCCCTCGTGATCGTGCTGATCCTGACGATCGCCGCCCACCTCCTCAACGGTGGCGTGCTGTTCACCTCGGCGACGCCGACGGTGCGGTCGTCGACCAAGGTCCACGTCGCCGTCCTGCTCGCGATCCTCGCCGCCGTCAAGGCCGGCGACTACTGGCTGTCGCGCTACGAGCTCACCAACGACACCCGCGGCTTCGTGCAGGGCGCCACCTACACGGTGGTGAACGCACAGATCCCGGCGCTGATGCTGCTGGTGCTGATCGCCCTGACGACGTCGGTGCTGTTCCTCTCGACCATCCGATTCGATCGTTGGCGTCTGCCGATCGTGGCGTCGGGCCTGTGGCTCGTGGTCCTGATCGGTGGTGCCGTGATCTACCCGGCTCTCGTCCAGTCGCTCGTGGTCCAGCCCAACCAGGAAGAGCGTGAGTCGGTGTACATCGCCCGCAACGTCGAGGCGACACGGGCGGCGATGGGCATCGCCGACGTCGAGACCGTGCCGATCGAGTTCCAGCGTCTGACCGCCACCGACGTCGAGAGCGACCTCGAGCCGATCCGGAACGTGCGTCTCCTCAACCCGACACAGATGCTGCCCCGCTTCTCGTTCGACCGCGGTGAGGTCGCCGGTCTGAAGATCGACGACCTCGACGTCGACCGCTACGAACTCGACGGCGACGTCGAGCAGGTGTTGGTCACCGCTCGTGAGCTCGACCTCAACAACATCCCGAACAAGAGCTGGCAGGGCGAGCACCTCGTCAGCACCCGAGGCTGTGGGCTCGTGCTCGCGTCGGCCTCGCAGGTGACCGAGGCCGACCGCCCCGACTACCGGACGCCCGAACTCGATCGGCCGCAGCTCTACTTCAGCCCGTCGATCAGCGGCTACGCGATCGTCGGTACCGAGGTCAACGAGACGCCGTGCGGCGGCACCGGCCAGTACGAGGGCGACGCCGGCGTGGAGATGTCGTCGTTCTTCCGTCGGGCCGTGTTCGCGCTCGGGTTCCTCGACTACAACATCGTCGGCTCGGGCGCCATCGAGAGCGACAGTCAGATCCTGTGGAACCGCTCGGTCGAAGACCGGCTCGAGACGCTCGCACCGTTCCTCGACTACGACGGCGACCCCTACCCGGTCGCGGTCGACGGGGGCGTCGTGTGGGTGGTCGACGCCTACACCTCGACCGGGCGCTACCCGTACGCGCAGCGCATCGGTGACGTGCAGCTCAGCCGCGAGACCGGCCTGTCGAGCAGCGACAACTACGTGCGCAACAGCGTGAAGGCCACGGTCGACGCCTACACCGGCGAGGTCACGTTCTACGCCATCGAGGACGAGGACCCGATCCTCCAGGCGTGGAGCTCGGCGTTCCCCGACCTGTTCACGCCGGGCGACGAGATGCCCGACGAGCTCCGTGAACACCTGCGCTACCCCGAAGACCTCTTCCGGGTCCAGACCGACCTGTACTCCAAGTACCAGATCGCACCGCAGAACTTCTTCCAGCGGATCGGCGCCTGGTCGGTGGCGCAGGCACCGTCGGTCGACCGACGCGAATCCACGGTGACCGCGGCGACCGCCTCCGACCCGACGAACGTGCAGACCGAGTTCGCCTCCGAATCGGACGCCGAACGGTTCATCCCGTACTACACCATGTTCCGCGACGAGGAGACCGGCGAGGAAGAATTCGTCATCCTCCGCCCGTTCGTGCCGTTCTCGACCGACGACCGACGCACCGAGCTGCAGGCGTACATGACGGCCTCGAGCGACCCCGACACGTATGGCGAGATGACCACGTACGTCGTCGAGCAGGATCCGCTTCCCGCCGGCCCGCTGCGCGTGGCCGACCAGGCCGAGTCCGACTCCGACATCAGCCCCGAGCTGAGCCTGCTCGCGAACGACGAGACGGGTACCCAGGTGAAGTTCGGCGACATGCAGCCGATCCCCGTCGCCGACGGCCTCGTCTACATCCGTCCTGTGTACGTCGTGGCGAGCGACGTGACCGAGTTCCGCCTCGTGATCGTGTCGCACAACAACCGGTCGGTGATGGAAGAGACGCTCGACGCGGCGCTCGCCCGCCTGTTCCCGGGTTACGAGGGAGAGGTCGGCGAACGGATCCCCGATCCCGACGACGTCGGCGACGGCGACTCGGACGACCCGGGCGACGACAGCGAGACCGGTGAACCCGCCGACACCGACGAGCCCGACGAGCCGTCGGTCATCACCGGCGACGCCGCCGAGCTGGTGTCGCAGGCCGAGGCGCTGTACAACGAGGCGCAAGACCTCCTGCGTGACGGCGACCTCGGTGGCTACCAGCAGAAGATCGACCAGATGGGCGAAGTCCTCGCCGCCCTCGCCGCCGAACTCGACTCGTAG
- a CDS encoding IS30 family transposase produces the protein MPRQRVADEVRCWVWLLVADGHTQAGVARRFGLSSTTVRRIAHDPEVEKQVRDTSVSRLTLTDREEISRGIVEGVSNAEIARRIDRHRSTVGREINNNGGRDEYRAVAAHLAAQQRAKRPKLFKFEQFPLLAMVVACWLDLEQWSPEQISARLVLEFPDDETMRVSPETIYRALYVHGRGGLRKELAACLRTQRQHRRARPVTARNRDQSSIPDLVSIAERPDDIEDRLVPGHWEGDLIMGRNNGSQVGTLVERTTGLVMLSKLGTKQADHVADAIAARVRTLPAVLQGTLTWDRGTEMAAHRRFTMATDMKVYFCDPHAPWQRGSNENINGLLRQYLPRDSDLSQFSQEQLDAIAHKLNNRPRKRHSFLTPLEVFDQLVLH, from the coding sequence ATGCCGAGACAGCGTGTTGCTGATGAGGTTCGTTGTTGGGTGTGGTTGTTGGTGGCCGATGGTCACACACAAGCTGGGGTGGCTCGACGGTTCGGGTTGTCTTCGACAACGGTGCGTCGGATTGCTCATGATCCCGAGGTGGAGAAACAGGTTCGTGACACATCAGTGAGCCGGTTGACGTTGACCGACCGGGAAGAGATCTCTCGTGGGATCGTGGAAGGGGTTTCCAACGCTGAGATCGCGCGTCGGATTGATCGGCATCGTTCAACGGTGGGCCGTGAGATCAACAACAACGGTGGCCGCGACGAGTATCGGGCGGTTGCTGCGCATCTGGCCGCTCAGCAGCGTGCGAAGCGACCGAAGTTGTTCAAGTTCGAGCAGTTCCCGTTGCTGGCGATGGTGGTTGCGTGCTGGCTTGATCTCGAGCAGTGGTCGCCGGAACAGATCAGTGCCAGGCTGGTGCTCGAGTTTCCCGACGACGAGACGATGCGAGTGTCCCCCGAAACGATCTATCGAGCGTTGTATGTGCATGGTCGGGGCGGGCTCCGTAAAGAACTCGCTGCGTGTCTACGTACTCAACGTCAGCATCGCCGGGCCCGCCCGGTCACGGCTCGGAACCGGGACCAGTCCTCGATCCCGGACCTGGTGTCGATCGCGGAACGTCCCGACGACATCGAGGACCGTCTGGTGCCTGGCCATTGGGAAGGCGATCTGATCATGGGTCGCAACAACGGCTCCCAGGTCGGCACGCTCGTGGAGCGCACCACCGGACTCGTGATGCTGTCCAAACTTGGCACCAAACAAGCCGATCACGTCGCGGACGCGATCGCAGCACGTGTCCGAACCCTGCCGGCCGTGCTGCAGGGAACACTCACCTGGGATCGCGGCACCGAAATGGCTGCTCACCGCCGGTTCACGATGGCCACCGACATGAAGGTGTACTTCTGCGACCCGCACGCTCCCTGGCAACGAGGCAGCAACGAAAACATCAACGGGCTGCTACGCCAATACCTACCCAGAGACAGTGACCTGTCCCAGTTCAGCCAAGAACAACTCGACGCGATCGCTCACAAACTCAACAACCGGCCACGCAAACGCCACAGCTTCCTGACACCATTAGAAGTCTTCGACCAACTCGTGTTGCACTGA
- a CDS encoding Rho termination factor N-terminal domain-containing protein yields the protein MTTTVVRKIYDFNKAVVDASVDTARTVAGAVGDGFTNAFHIFRDTGATVVGQAQSATERTVDQASTSAKQVVGQARSAGERTMNQASKGVKEVTGQARAQGERANEQLDRVTERTAERAIDAVDPSPSSGTPYEQWSKAELYERAQELEIDGRSGMSKQQLIEALRSA from the coding sequence ATGACGACCACCGTCGTCCGCAAGATCTACGACTTCAACAAGGCCGTTGTCGACGCGTCCGTCGACACCGCCCGCACCGTGGCCGGCGCCGTCGGCGACGGCTTCACCAACGCCTTCCACATCTTCCGTGACACCGGCGCCACCGTCGTCGGCCAGGCACAGTCCGCCACGGAGCGCACCGTCGACCAGGCGTCGACGAGCGCCAAGCAGGTGGTGGGCCAGGCCCGCTCCGCCGGCGAGCGCACGATGAACCAGGCGTCGAAGGGCGTCAAGGAAGTCACCGGCCAGGCCCGTGCCCAGGGCGAGCGTGCGAACGAGCAGCTCGACCGGGTCACGGAGCGCACCGCCGAACGGGCGATCGACGCTGTCGATCCCAGCCCGTCGAGCGGCACACCGTACGAGCAGTGGTCGAAGGCCGAGCTGTACGAGCGGGCCCAGGAGCTCGAGATCGACGGCCGCTCCGGCATGTCGAAGCAGCAGCTCATCGAGGCGCTCCGCAGCGCCTGA